A genomic window from Caballeronia sp. SBC1 includes:
- a CDS encoding DUF484 family protein, producing MNEREVADYLIANPDFFAEHAELLGAIRLSNPHGKSAVSLQERQMQMLRDKNKQIERRLAELLRYGHENDSIAAKFHRWTIRVMSERDPHALPKTIPAGLCEIFEVPQAALRVWDVAEPYAQAEFARTTGEEVRSFTSGLTTPYCGPNTGFEAAQWLTSASSVSVASATTDGVVDTANTTESIALLSLRDPAAGPEAPAFGLLVLGSPDPRRFHEGMATDFLTQIGTLASAALSRLLPH from the coding sequence ATGAATGAACGTGAAGTCGCCGACTACCTGATCGCCAATCCGGATTTCTTTGCCGAGCACGCCGAGTTGCTGGGCGCGATCCGGCTGTCCAATCCGCATGGCAAGTCCGCGGTGTCGCTGCAGGAACGCCAGATGCAAATGCTGCGCGACAAGAACAAGCAGATCGAGCGCCGGTTGGCCGAATTGCTTCGTTACGGACACGAGAACGACAGCATCGCCGCGAAGTTTCATCGATGGACCATTCGCGTCATGTCCGAACGCGATCCGCATGCGCTGCCGAAAACCATTCCTGCTGGCCTGTGTGAAATCTTCGAGGTGCCGCAGGCCGCGCTGCGCGTGTGGGATGTCGCAGAGCCCTACGCGCAAGCCGAATTCGCGCGGACCACGGGCGAAGAAGTCCGCTCCTTCACGAGCGGCCTGACCACGCCATATTGCGGGCCGAACACCGGCTTCGAGGCTGCACAGTGGCTGACATCGGCGAGTTCGGTCTCGGTGGCATCGGCTACAACGGATGGTGTCGTGGACACCGCGAACACCACCGAATCCATCGCCCTGCTCTCGCTGCGTGATCCGGCCGCCGGTCCCGAAGCGCCCGCGTTCGGCTTGCTGGTCCTGGGGTCACCCGATCCGCGCCGGTTCCACGAAGGCATGGCCACCGACTT
- the dapF gene encoding diaminopimelate epimerase, with protein MKLEFTKMHGAGNDFVVLDGYSKPLSLSGAQVRALADRHFGVGADQLLLVEKPDIEGVDFKYRIYNCDGGEVEHCGNGARCFVKFVRDRGLTSKTSVRVQVHHGVIVLTMQENGDVVVDMGRPEFEPALVPFSAEGLQGRNEGADTLWPLDVQGETRWISVVSMGNPHAVQIVADVENSPVLIEGPVIEHHARFPKRVNAGFMQIVNRGAVKLRVFERGAGETLACGTGACAAVAAGIRRGLLDSPVQVQTHGGVLTIAWEGAHNAVAPLFMAGPATTVFEGEIELDPTLARAD; from the coding sequence ATGAAACTCGAATTCACCAAAATGCATGGCGCGGGCAACGACTTTGTCGTGCTCGACGGCTACTCCAAACCGCTCTCGCTGAGCGGAGCCCAGGTGCGCGCGCTTGCGGACCGGCATTTCGGCGTCGGCGCGGATCAGTTGCTGCTGGTCGAAAAACCAGACATTGAAGGCGTTGATTTCAAATACCGCATCTACAATTGCGACGGCGGCGAAGTGGAGCATTGCGGCAACGGCGCGCGCTGCTTTGTGAAGTTTGTGCGCGACCGTGGCCTCACCAGCAAGACGAGTGTTCGGGTGCAGGTACATCACGGCGTGATCGTGCTGACCATGCAGGAGAACGGCGACGTGGTGGTGGACATGGGCCGTCCTGAGTTTGAACCTGCCTTGGTGCCATTCAGCGCTGAAGGATTGCAAGGCCGCAACGAGGGCGCCGACACCCTCTGGCCGCTCGACGTACAAGGTGAAACGCGCTGGATCTCTGTGGTATCCATGGGGAATCCGCACGCCGTACAGATCGTGGCCGACGTGGAAAATTCACCCGTGCTGATCGAAGGACCGGTGATCGAACATCACGCGCGCTTTCCGAAGCGAGTGAACGCGGGATTCATGCAGATCGTGAATCGTGGCGCGGTGAAGCTGCGTGTTTTCGAACGTGGCGCGGGCGAGACGCTGGCGTGCGGCACTGGTGCATGCGCAGCGGTCGCGGCGGGTATCCGGCGCGGACTGCTCGACTCGCCGGTGCAGGTCCAGACTCACGGCGGCGTGCTGACCATTGCCTGGGAAGGCGCGCACAACGCCGTGGCCCCGCTCTTCATGGCCGGCCCCGCCACCACCGTATTCGAAGGCGAGATCGAGCTTGATCCCACGCTCGCTCGCGCCGACTGA
- a CDS encoding lipid A biosynthesis lauroyl acyltransferase: protein MLGRIGVALAVGFLKLLALIPYGITARFGDGLGWLLYQVPSHRKRIVHINLSLCFPEWTPERREEVAQKHFRHAIRSYVERSVQWFGSAEKLTKLIQVDSEVDLLDPDMPPTLLLGFHFVAIEAASVWINYSLHRPCGSLYQPMSNKALDDIAKKQRGRFDAEMASRADSARIVLRWLRDRKPVMLGADMDYGMRNSTFVPFFGVQACTLTAVGRLAKTGHAQIMPFVGEVLPNYKGYRLRVFKPWDNYPTGDDAADARRMNAFLEEQVRLMPEQYYWVHKRFKTRPPGEPGFY from the coding sequence ATGTTAGGTCGCATTGGCGTCGCGCTGGCGGTGGGCTTCCTGAAGCTGCTCGCCCTCATTCCCTACGGCATCACCGCACGTTTCGGCGACGGTCTCGGCTGGCTGCTTTATCAAGTCCCGAGCCACAGGAAACGGATCGTTCATATCAATCTCAGCCTGTGTTTTCCTGAGTGGACGCCCGAGCGCCGGGAAGAAGTCGCTCAGAAGCATTTCCGGCACGCGATCCGCAGTTACGTGGAGCGCAGCGTGCAATGGTTCGGCTCGGCGGAGAAACTCACCAAGCTGATCCAGGTGGATAGCGAGGTCGATCTCCTCGATCCCGACATGCCGCCCACGTTGTTGCTCGGCTTTCACTTCGTCGCGATCGAGGCGGCTTCGGTGTGGATCAACTACTCGCTGCACAGGCCCTGCGGATCGCTGTATCAGCCGATGTCGAACAAAGCGCTCGATGACATAGCGAAGAAGCAGCGCGGCCGTTTCGACGCCGAAATGGCGAGCCGCGCGGACAGCGCTCGGATCGTGCTGCGCTGGCTGCGTGATCGCAAGCCCGTCATGCTCGGCGCCGATATGGACTACGGCATGCGCAATTCCACCTTCGTGCCGTTCTTCGGCGTGCAAGCATGCACCCTGACGGCGGTCGGCCGCCTGGCCAAGACCGGCCACGCGCAAATCATGCCGTTCGTGGGCGAAGTCCTGCCGAACTACAAGGGTTACCGGCTGCGAGTATTCAAGCCTTGGGACAATTACCCGACCGGCGACGATGCAGCCGACGCCCGCCGCATGAACGCGTTCCTTGAAGAGCAGGTCCGCCTGATGCCCGAACAGTATTACTGGGTGCACAAGCGCTTCAAGACGCGGCCGCCGGGCGAGCCGGGCTTTTATTAA
- the metK gene encoding methionine adenosyltransferase: protein MSNNYFFTSESVSEGHPDKVADQISDAILDAILAQDKYSRVAAETLCNTGLVVLAGEITTQANVDYIQVARDTIKRIGYDNTEYGIDYRGCAVLVAYDKQSRDIAQGVDAAHDDNLDQGAGDQGLMFGYACDETPELMPLPIHLAHRLVERQANLRRDGRLNWLRPDAKSQVTVRYVDGKAHSIDTVVLSTQHAPDIELKALREAVIEEIIKPVLPPELIKGDIKFLVNPTGRFVIGGPQGDCGLTGRKIIVDTYGGAAPHGGGAFSGKDPSKVDRSAAYAGRYVAKNIVAAGLASRCLIQVSYAIGVARPTSVMVNTFGTGRVSDERIQELVLEHFDLRPKGIIQMLDLLRPIYEKSAAYGHFGREEPEFSWEATDKALLLAEAAGTEPVAETA, encoded by the coding sequence GTGTCAAACAATTACTTCTTTACCTCTGAATCCGTCTCCGAAGGCCACCCGGACAAGGTAGCCGACCAGATCTCCGACGCCATCCTTGACGCCATCCTGGCGCAGGACAAGTATTCGCGCGTCGCGGCCGAAACCCTTTGCAACACGGGTCTTGTCGTTCTGGCGGGCGAAATCACCACGCAAGCGAACGTCGACTACATCCAGGTCGCGCGTGACACCATCAAGCGTATTGGCTACGACAACACGGAATACGGCATCGACTATCGCGGTTGCGCGGTGCTTGTCGCCTATGACAAACAGTCGCGGGACATTGCGCAAGGCGTGGACGCCGCTCATGACGACAATCTCGATCAGGGCGCAGGCGACCAAGGCCTGATGTTCGGCTACGCATGCGACGAAACGCCCGAGCTTATGCCGCTGCCTATTCACCTGGCACACCGGCTGGTTGAGCGTCAGGCGAATCTGCGTCGCGACGGTCGCCTGAACTGGCTGCGTCCGGACGCGAAGTCTCAAGTCACTGTGCGTTATGTCGATGGCAAGGCGCATAGCATCGACACCGTCGTGCTCTCCACGCAACATGCACCAGACATCGAACTGAAGGCGCTGCGTGAAGCCGTGATCGAAGAGATCATCAAGCCGGTGCTGCCGCCCGAGCTGATCAAGGGCGACATCAAGTTCCTGGTCAATCCGACCGGTCGTTTCGTGATCGGCGGTCCGCAAGGCGATTGCGGATTGACGGGGCGCAAGATCATTGTTGATACCTACGGTGGCGCGGCGCCTCATGGCGGTGGCGCGTTCTCGGGCAAGGATCCGTCGAAGGTCGATCGTTCGGCAGCGTATGCCGGCCGTTATGTCGCGAAGAACATTGTCGCGGCAGGACTGGCTTCGCGTTGCCTGATCCAGGTGTCCTACGCAATCGGCGTGGCGCGTCCGACTTCGGTCATGGTCAACACGTTCGGCACGGGCCGAGTGTCGGATGAAAGGATCCAGGAACTCGTGCTCGAGCATTTTGACTTGCGTCCGAAGGGCATCATCCAGATGCTCGACCTGCTGCGTCCGATCTATGAGAAGTCGGCAGCGTACGGCCACTTTGGCCGTGAAGAGCCGGAATTCTCGTGGGAAGCCACAGACAAGGCGCTCCTGCTGGCGGAAGCCGCCGGTACGGAACCGGTTGCTGAAACGGCCTGA
- a CDS encoding phytanoyl-CoA dioxygenase family protein encodes MPNQSKMEQVRALRENGYVVVSGLVTPERCEAMRNVARQQLVEAATPVEFEADLQYPGAPSSKDAPGGHTVRRLLDAYGRDPRFAAWATSPDVRGWMEVYFGEAATLSRAHHNCVMTKHPAYGSLTGWHRDVRYWNFERDDLVSAWVALGNETVENGALWFVPMSHKLTFTSERFDKAKFFRSDLPENEVLIRSAVSPKLNAGDVVFFHCNTLHSAGKNLTDQVKFSLVYTFRGASNLPLPGTRSASMEDVPLI; translated from the coding sequence ATGCCGAATCAATCGAAGATGGAACAAGTCCGCGCATTGCGTGAGAACGGCTACGTGGTGGTGTCCGGCCTCGTCACGCCGGAACGCTGTGAAGCCATGCGCAACGTAGCGCGGCAGCAGCTGGTGGAAGCGGCGACGCCCGTGGAGTTCGAGGCCGATCTGCAATATCCCGGCGCGCCGAGTTCGAAGGACGCGCCCGGTGGACATACCGTGCGCCGCTTGCTCGATGCCTACGGGCGCGATCCGCGATTCGCCGCGTGGGCCACGTCGCCCGATGTGCGTGGCTGGATGGAGGTGTATTTCGGCGAGGCGGCAACACTTTCGCGCGCCCATCACAACTGCGTGATGACGAAACATCCGGCTTACGGCAGCCTGACCGGCTGGCATCGCGACGTGCGTTACTGGAACTTCGAGCGGGACGACCTGGTGTCGGCGTGGGTGGCGTTGGGTAACGAGACGGTCGAAAACGGCGCGTTGTGGTTCGTGCCGATGTCGCACAAGTTGACGTTCACGTCCGAACGTTTCGATAAAGCCAAGTTCTTCCGTTCCGACCTGCCCGAGAACGAGGTGCTGATTCGGAGCGCGGTGTCACCAAAACTGAACGCTGGCGACGTTGTGTTTTTCCACTGCAACACGCTGCACTCGGCTGGCAAGAATCTCACCGATCAGGTGAAATTCTCGCTGGTCTACACCTTTCGGGGCGCCAGCAACTTGCCGTTGCCGGGAACCCGGTCGGCGTCGATGGAAGACGTGCCGTTGATCTGA
- a CDS encoding DUF3185 family protein: MTKAISIALIVGGVVLLYFGGQSFHSLSNDVSRFFTGSPTNKTIWLIAGGMVAMLAGLIGLAIPSKR, encoded by the coding sequence ATGACCAAGGCGATTTCCATTGCACTGATCGTAGGCGGCGTCGTGCTGCTGTATTTCGGCGGCCAGTCGTTCCATTCGCTCAGCAACGACGTTTCGCGCTTCTTCACCGGCTCGCCAACCAACAAGACGATCTGGCTGATCGCGGGCGGCATGGTCGCCATGCTGGCCGGGCTTATCGGCCTGGCGATTCCCAGCAAACGCTGA
- a CDS encoding mechanosensitive ion channel family protein, with translation MDPLDKLRPVYDFLLTAGVTYGFNVLMAILILLVGWWVSNRVANAVKRALARTNADATFTPVMASLVQWAIRVVAIVAALGKFGVAAASILTVLGAAGLAIGLALQGTLQNIAAGLMLLLLRPFKVGDYIEGIGATAGTVNEIGLFTTRLTKSDGVIMFVPNSTIWANPVTNFTANDRRRVVLNVIIPEGQNIEESLASLHRIVDTDPRIIIDDKTKPWIAVSDYTDTGVKLNISVWTARTDYANVQADLLRQIKPGITPAPKPPAPGADAALDAPVKA, from the coding sequence ATGGACCCGCTGGACAAACTACGCCCTGTCTACGATTTTTTACTGACAGCAGGCGTGACGTACGGATTCAACGTACTGATGGCCATCCTGATTTTGCTGGTCGGGTGGTGGGTATCGAACCGCGTGGCAAACGCGGTGAAACGCGCGCTGGCCCGCACGAACGCGGACGCCACGTTCACGCCCGTCATGGCGAGCCTGGTGCAATGGGCAATCCGGGTAGTCGCCATTGTTGCGGCTTTGGGCAAATTTGGCGTCGCGGCGGCCAGCATCCTGACCGTGCTCGGCGCGGCCGGACTGGCTATCGGCCTCGCACTGCAGGGCACGTTGCAGAACATTGCTGCAGGTTTGATGCTGTTGCTGCTGCGGCCGTTCAAGGTCGGCGATTACATTGAAGGAATCGGCGCGACTGCCGGAACCGTAAACGAAATTGGCCTGTTCACCACGCGTCTGACCAAAAGCGACGGCGTCATCATGTTCGTGCCGAACAGCACGATCTGGGCGAACCCGGTCACCAACTTCACCGCGAACGACCGGCGACGCGTGGTGTTGAACGTGATCATTCCGGAGGGTCAAAATATAGAAGAGTCGCTGGCGTCGCTGCATCGGATTGTGGATACCGATCCGCGCATCATCATCGACGACAAGACCAAACCGTGGATCGCCGTCTCTGACTACACCGATACCGGCGTGAAACTGAACATTTCCGTCTGGACGGCCCGGACCGATTATGCGAACGTGCAGGCCGACTTGCTGCGCCAGATCAAGCCGGGCATCACGCCAGCCCCGAAGCCTCCCGCGCCTGGGGCTGATGCGGCGCTGGACGCTCCGGTCAAGGCCTAA
- the mgrA gene encoding L-glyceraldehyde 3-phosphate reductase, translating to MAYEAASERYSQMAYRTCGKSGLKLPALSLGLWHNFGDTTPISTQRDILRTAFDLGITHFDLANNYGPPYGSAETNFGRLFKDDFRPYRDELLISSKAGWDMWPGPYGQGGGSRKYVLASLDQSLQRMGLDYVDIFYSHRFDADTPLEETAGALATAVHSGKALYVGISSYSSAKTREMAKLLAEHKVPLLIHQPSYNMLNRWIEEDLLDTLDDVGAGSIAFTPLAQGLLTGKYLNGIPADARVNKPGGGSLKQEHLSGKNIEHVRKLNELAQRRGQSLAQMALAWALRGGRVTSVLIGASRPEQVTENVGALKNLEFSKEELAEIDQHATEGGINLWEKPSTDQRV from the coding sequence ATGGCTTACGAAGCAGCTTCCGAACGCTATTCGCAGATGGCTTACCGCACCTGTGGCAAAAGCGGCCTGAAGTTGCCGGCGTTGTCGCTGGGTCTTTGGCACAACTTCGGCGACACCACGCCGATCTCCACGCAGCGCGACATCCTGCGCACCGCGTTCGATCTCGGCATTACGCACTTCGACCTAGCGAACAACTACGGGCCGCCGTACGGCAGCGCGGAGACGAATTTCGGGCGGTTGTTCAAGGACGATTTCCGTCCGTATCGCGACGAATTGCTGATTTCGTCGAAGGCGGGGTGGGACATGTGGCCGGGGCCGTACGGCCAAGGCGGCGGATCGCGGAAATATGTGCTGGCGTCGCTTGATCAGAGCCTGCAGCGCATGGGCCTGGATTACGTGGATATTTTCTATTCGCATCGTTTCGATGCCGACACGCCGCTCGAAGAAACCGCCGGTGCACTCGCGACCGCCGTGCATTCGGGCAAGGCGCTGTACGTGGGTATTTCGTCGTATTCGTCGGCTAAAACGCGCGAGATGGCGAAGCTGCTGGCCGAGCATAAAGTGCCGCTGCTGATTCATCAGCCGTCGTACAACATGCTGAACCGCTGGATCGAGGAAGATCTGCTCGATACGCTCGACGACGTAGGGGCGGGCAGTATCGCGTTCACGCCGCTTGCGCAGGGACTGCTGACGGGCAAATACCTGAACGGCATTCCCGCCGATGCGCGCGTCAACAAGCCGGGCGGTGGGTCGCTGAAACAGGAGCATTTGAGCGGGAAGAATATCGAGCACGTGCGCAAGCTCAACGAACTCGCCCAGCGGCGCGGTCAGAGTCTCGCGCAAATGGCGCTGGCGTGGGCGTTGCGCGGCGGGCGCGTGACGTCGGTGCTGATCGGCGCGAGCCGTCCTGAACAAGTGACGGAGAACGTCGGCGCGTTGAAGAACCTGGAGTTTTCGAAGGAAGAACTCGCCGAAATCGATCAGCACGCGACCGAAGGCGGGATCAACCTGTGGGAAAAGCCGTCGACGGATCAGCGAGTCTGA
- a CDS encoding ferredoxin--NADP reductase, with the protein MSNLNPQTVLSVHHWTDTLFSFTCTRDSAFRFENGQFTMVGLEVDGKPLLRAYSLASANYEEHLEFLSIKVQDGPLTSRLQHLKVGDPVLIGKKPVGTLVADNLLPGKTLWLLSTGTGLAPFMSIIKDPDVYDRFDKIVLTHTCRFVDELAYKDFITEHLPAHEHLGELIQEKLVYYPTVTREEFANRGRITDLIETKKLFADLDVAPFSVENDRVMLCGSPHMLRDTRQLLDEMGFQEGSNNHPGHYVVEKAFVG; encoded by the coding sequence ATGAGCAACCTTAATCCTCAAACCGTTCTAAGCGTCCATCACTGGACAGACACGCTGTTCAGCTTCACTTGCACGCGCGATTCCGCGTTCCGTTTCGAAAACGGCCAGTTCACCATGGTCGGCCTCGAAGTCGATGGCAAGCCGCTGCTCCGCGCCTATAGCCTGGCGAGCGCGAATTACGAAGAGCATCTCGAATTTCTCAGCATCAAGGTGCAGGATGGTCCGCTGACATCGCGTCTTCAGCATTTGAAGGTCGGCGATCCCGTGTTGATCGGCAAGAAACCAGTGGGCACGCTGGTCGCCGACAACCTCCTGCCCGGCAAGACGCTGTGGCTGCTGTCCACCGGCACGGGCCTGGCGCCGTTCATGTCGATTATCAAGGACCCGGACGTCTACGACCGTTTCGACAAGATCGTGCTCACGCACACCTGCCGTTTCGTCGATGAACTCGCGTACAAGGATTTCATCACCGAGCACCTTCCGGCACACGAGCATCTGGGCGAGTTGATCCAGGAAAAGCTGGTGTATTACCCGACGGTTACGCGTGAAGAGTTTGCCAATCGCGGCCGGATCACGGACCTGATCGAGACGAAGAAACTGTTCGCCGATCTGGACGTGGCGCCGTTTTCCGTGGAAAACGACCGCGTGATGCTCTGCGGCAGTCCGCACATGCTGCGCGACACGCGTCAGCTCCTCGATGAAATGGGCTTCCAGGAAGGCAGCAACAATCATCCGGGACATTACGTTGTGGAGAAGGCTTTCGTCGGCTGA
- a CDS encoding amino acid permease has protein sequence MSLFRKKSIEHMLAGAQRAGLKKTLGALDLTFLGVGAIIGTGIFVLTGTGAVQAGPALMVSFILAAIACALAALAYAEFASTIPVAGSIYTYSYATLGELAAWIIGWDLMLEYGLATSAVSVGWSGYLQSLLSGFGIGLPTMLTAAPGAVPGHFTLFNLPAFLVMMVITALLSIGIKESARVNNVMVAIKVAVVLMVIGVGVFHVTPANWHPFMPNGWDGVFGAAAVMFFAFIGFDSVSSAAEEVKNPKRDLPIGIISSLAVCAVLYVAVAAVVTGIVPSAQFASISHPVSYALQVVGQTWVAGFIDLGAVLGMLTVILVMSYGQTRIIYAMSRDGLLPARLSTVHPKFGTPFFTTWLVGLFFGLIGALVPLNVLAELINIGTLAAFSMVSIAVLILRRTHPDLPRAFRCPGVPVVPVLAVAACLFLMLNLKAVTWIAFVVWLALGLAIYFSYSRWHSKLGRGVE, from the coding sequence ATGTCCCTGTTCCGCAAGAAAAGCATCGAGCACATGCTCGCCGGCGCGCAGCGCGCCGGACTCAAAAAAACGCTGGGGGCGCTCGATCTGACGTTTCTGGGTGTCGGCGCGATTATCGGCACGGGGATTTTCGTGCTCACCGGGACCGGCGCGGTGCAAGCCGGTCCGGCGCTGATGGTGTCGTTTATTCTCGCGGCCATTGCGTGCGCTCTCGCGGCGCTCGCATACGCGGAGTTTGCGTCGACAATTCCCGTCGCCGGGTCCATTTATACCTATTCGTATGCCACGCTCGGTGAACTGGCCGCGTGGATCATCGGCTGGGACCTGATGCTGGAATACGGGCTCGCGACCTCCGCCGTGTCGGTGGGCTGGTCAGGTTATCTGCAGTCGCTGCTGTCGGGCTTCGGCATCGGTTTGCCCACTATGCTGACAGCCGCGCCCGGTGCCGTACCGGGCCATTTCACGCTGTTCAACCTGCCCGCGTTTCTCGTCATGATGGTGATCACGGCGTTGCTGTCGATCGGTATCAAGGAATCCGCGCGCGTGAACAACGTGATGGTCGCAATCAAGGTCGCGGTCGTGCTGATGGTGATTGGCGTGGGTGTGTTCCATGTCACGCCGGCGAACTGGCATCCGTTCATGCCCAACGGCTGGGACGGCGTGTTCGGCGCTGCGGCCGTGATGTTCTTTGCGTTTATCGGCTTCGACTCGGTGTCGTCGGCGGCGGAAGAGGTGAAGAATCCGAAGCGCGATTTGCCGATCGGCATTATTTCGTCGCTGGCGGTTTGCGCCGTGCTGTATGTGGCGGTCGCCGCCGTGGTGACGGGCATCGTGCCGTCGGCGCAGTTCGCCAGCATCTCGCATCCGGTGTCGTACGCGTTGCAGGTAGTGGGGCAAACGTGGGTGGCGGGTTTCATCGATCTGGGCGCGGTGCTCGGCATGCTGACCGTGATTCTGGTGATGAGCTACGGCCAGACCCGCATCATCTACGCGATGTCCCGCGATGGCTTGCTGCCCGCGCGTCTGTCGACGGTGCATCCGAAGTTCGGCACGCCGTTCTTTACGACGTGGCTCGTAGGTCTGTTCTTCGGGCTGATTGGTGCGCTCGTGCCGCTGAACGTGCTGGCGGAACTGATTAATATCGGCACATTGGCCGCGTTTTCGATGGTGTCTATCGCCGTGCTGATTTTGCGACGTACGCATCCTGATTTGCCGCGTGCGTTCCGTTGCCCGGGCGTACCGGTCGTGCCGGTGCTGGCGGTTGCGGCTTGCCTGTTCCTTATGCTGAACCTGAAGGCCGTGACGTGGATTGCATTCGTGGTGTGGCTGGCACTCGGGCTGGCGATCTATTTCAGCTATTCGCGCTGGCATTCGAAACTAGGGCGCGGGGTGGAGTGA